From a region of the Listeria monocytogenes ATCC 19117 genome:
- a CDS encoding CoA-binding protein, whose product MQNPTKEEIQQILKKAKVIAVVGLSDKPDRTSYRVSQIMQQAGYKIIPVNPNADEILGEKAVKRLTDIEEHVDIVNVFRRSEFLPEIAEAFDQIDADVFWAQLGIANQEAFDFLTEKGYPTVMDYCIKVAYQEMD is encoded by the coding sequence ATGCAAAATCCAACAAAAGAAGAAATCCAGCAAATCTTAAAGAAGGCAAAAGTAATCGCAGTCGTTGGTTTGAGTGATAAACCAGACCGCACAAGTTACCGAGTGAGTCAAATAATGCAGCAAGCTGGGTACAAAATTATACCAGTGAACCCTAATGCAGACGAAATTCTTGGCGAAAAAGCCGTCAAGCGTTTAACGGATATCGAGGAACATGTGGATATTGTGAATGTCTTTCGTCGCTCAGAGTTTTTACCTGAAATAGCGGAGGCTTTTGACCAAATAGATGCAGATGTATTTTGGGCACAGCTTGGCATAGCTAATCAGGAAGCATTTGATTTTTTGACAGAAAAAGGATATCCTACTGTCATGGATTATTGCATTAAGGTTGCTTATCAAGAAATGGATTAA
- the parE gene encoding DNA topoisomerase IV subunit B has product MNRNEYNDDSIQVLEGLEAVRKRPAMYIGSTDVRGLHHLVYEIVDNSVDETLAGFGKKIVVTLHVDGSVSVSDEGRGMPVGMHKTGKSTVEVILTVLHAGGKFGQEGGYKTSGGLHGVGSSVVNALSEWLVVTINRDGATYQQKFKDGGKPDGTLKKIGKSKATGTTIRFKPDPAIFPTTSFNYETLSERLRESAFLLKGMLIELIDERVGMAEAFHFEEGVKNFVEYINEGKDVLHPVASFEGENATIEVEMAFQFNDGYSENILSFVNNVRTRGAGSHESGMKAAMTRIFNDYARRVNLLKEKDKNLEGSDIREGLSAVLSIRVPEKILQFEGQTKEKLGTQEARQAVDAVVAEHLAYFLAENPETSSLLVKKAVKAREAREAARKAREETRNGKKKKRSETLLSGKLTPAQSRNPNKNELYLVEGDSAGGSAKQGRDRRFQAILPLRGKVINTEKAKLQDILKNEEISTIIHTVGAGVGTEFDVEDCNYDKVVIMTDADTDGAHIQVLLLTFFYRYMRPLVEAGKVFIALPPLYKVSRGSGKKEVIEYAWTDEELDSAIQKIGKGYMIQRYKGLGEMNADQLWETTMNPDTRTLIRVRVDDSARAERRVATLMGDKVEPRRQWIEKHVEFSMEDSQNILENENMMVEEAKDI; this is encoded by the coding sequence ATGAATCGGAATGAGTATAATGATGATTCTATTCAGGTGCTTGAAGGACTGGAAGCGGTCCGGAAACGCCCAGCGATGTATATCGGTTCAACAGATGTACGCGGGCTGCACCATTTAGTATATGAAATAGTGGACAACTCGGTCGATGAGACCCTTGCAGGTTTTGGTAAGAAAATTGTTGTGACACTTCACGTGGATGGCAGTGTTAGTGTTAGCGATGAAGGTCGTGGGATGCCTGTTGGGATGCACAAAACAGGTAAGTCTACGGTAGAAGTTATTTTAACTGTTCTTCACGCCGGTGGTAAGTTCGGCCAAGAAGGCGGATATAAAACAAGTGGTGGGCTTCACGGTGTTGGTTCATCCGTTGTAAATGCGCTCTCTGAATGGTTAGTAGTTACAATTAATCGTGACGGCGCAACCTACCAACAAAAATTTAAAGACGGCGGAAAGCCAGATGGAACACTGAAAAAAATCGGAAAATCAAAAGCTACTGGGACAACGATTCGCTTTAAGCCAGATCCAGCAATTTTTCCAACGACTTCATTTAACTATGAAACCTTATCAGAACGTCTAAGAGAATCAGCATTTCTTTTAAAAGGGATGTTAATTGAATTAATTGATGAACGAGTTGGCATGGCAGAGGCTTTCCACTTTGAAGAAGGTGTGAAAAACTTTGTTGAATATATTAATGAAGGTAAAGATGTGCTTCATCCTGTAGCTAGCTTTGAAGGGGAAAATGCGACCATTGAAGTAGAAATGGCGTTCCAATTCAATGATGGTTATTCTGAAAATATCTTGAGTTTCGTTAATAACGTTCGAACTCGCGGAGCAGGCTCGCATGAATCTGGAATGAAAGCGGCAATGACGCGGATTTTCAATGATTATGCTCGTCGTGTGAATCTTTTAAAAGAAAAAGATAAAAACCTTGAAGGTAGCGATATTCGTGAAGGTTTATCAGCTGTACTTTCTATCCGTGTTCCAGAAAAAATCCTTCAATTCGAAGGTCAAACGAAAGAAAAACTAGGGACGCAGGAAGCTCGTCAGGCGGTTGATGCAGTTGTAGCAGAACATTTAGCTTACTTCCTTGCCGAAAACCCAGAAACAAGCTCTCTTCTAGTTAAAAAGGCTGTTAAAGCCCGCGAAGCAAGAGAAGCTGCCAGAAAAGCGCGCGAAGAAACACGTAACGGCAAGAAAAAGAAACGTTCCGAAACACTTCTTTCTGGAAAATTAACACCGGCACAATCGCGAAATCCTAATAAAAATGAACTTTACCTAGTCGAAGGTGACTCGGCGGGGGGATCAGCTAAACAAGGTCGTGACCGTCGTTTCCAAGCAATTTTGCCACTTCGAGGAAAAGTAATCAATACAGAAAAAGCCAAACTACAAGATATCTTGAAAAATGAAGAAATTAGTACGATTATCCATACAGTTGGTGCGGGAGTTGGTACGGAGTTCGATGTAGAAGATTGTAACTATGACAAAGTAGTTATCATGACCGATGCCGATACCGATGGCGCACACATTCAAGTATTACTATTAACCTTTTTCTATCGTTATATGCGCCCACTAGTGGAAGCAGGTAAAGTATTTATTGCCTTACCACCACTTTACAAAGTAAGCCGTGGTTCTGGTAAAAAAGAAGTAATCGAATATGCTTGGACAGATGAAGAATTAGACTCTGCCATCCAAAAAATTGGTAAAGGCTACATGATTCAACGATACAAAGGTCTTGGTGAGATGAATGCTGACCAACTTTGGGAAACAACGATGAATCCTGATACGCGCACGTTAATTCGTGTACGGGTAGATGATTCTGCACGCGCTGAACGCCGCGTGGCCACACTGATGGGCGACAAAGTAGAACCAAGACGACAATGGATTGAAAAGCATGTCGAGTTTTCTATGGAAGATAGCCAAAATATTTTAGAAAATGAAAACATGATGGTTGAGGAGGCGAAAGACATTTGA
- the parC gene encoding DNA topoisomerase IV subunit A, producing the protein MSNPEQHIQDLALEEVMGDRFGRYSKYIIQERALPDVRDGLKPVQRRILFAMNVEGNTAEKGFRKSAKTVGNVIGNYHPHGDSSVYEAMVRMSQDWKVRNMLIEMHGNNGSVDGDPPAAMRYTEARLSPISAELLRDIEKETVDFIPNFDDTSSEPTVLPARFPNLLVNGSTGISAGYATDIPPHNLTEIIEAVIKRLDNPLSTTDDIMKIVKGPDFPTGGIIQGIDGIRKAYQTGKGRVVVRSKTEIEDIRGGRKQITIHEIPYEVNKANLVKRMDELRIEKKIEGISEVRDETDRTGLRIAVELKKDANAEGVLNYLFKNTDLQVSYNFNMVAINKKRPELMGIIPMLDAYIEHQKEIITKRSEYDIRKARARQHILEGLIKALSILDEVIKLIRGSKDKRDAKLNLQTKYDFSEKQAEAIVSLQLYRLTNTDIHELQSEAKSLAEQISVLEKILGDEAELIAVLKEELAEIKKKYKTARRTEVQAEITEIKIDTEVLVANEDVIVSVTKEGYVKRTSQRSYAASNGAELAMKEADHAIFIQKMNSLDSLLLFTSKGNFIYRPVHELPDIRWKNLGDHVSHLASDLSAGEEIRSAIAIQAFTEEKRFLFVTKNGMTKQSAITNYKPQRYSKSMMAIKLKGDDELLNVHLIDGTEDIFLATKNGYGLRYSITEIPESGARTAGVKAINLKQDDIVIGGIVLMPNEQKHILLATQRGSLKQMKASEFEPISRAKRGLLMLRELKSNPHRFIGITLADNNDHLFIETNTDQIVEIDVANLRITDRYSNGSFVLDETMEGEPTSIWLAIPEIKDTSDAKDE; encoded by the coding sequence TTGAGTAATCCAGAACAACATATCCAAGACTTAGCGCTAGAAGAAGTTATGGGCGACCGTTTTGGTAGATATAGTAAATATATTATTCAAGAACGTGCGCTTCCAGATGTTCGTGACGGACTGAAACCTGTACAACGTCGTATTTTATTCGCGATGAATGTCGAAGGAAATACTGCTGAGAAAGGTTTCCGTAAATCTGCTAAAACGGTCGGAAACGTTATTGGTAACTACCATCCACATGGTGACTCTTCAGTTTACGAAGCAATGGTACGGATGAGTCAAGACTGGAAAGTACGTAATATGCTGATTGAAATGCATGGTAATAACGGCAGTGTCGACGGGGATCCGCCTGCAGCAATGCGTTATACAGAAGCTCGCCTTTCTCCTATATCAGCAGAACTTTTACGCGATATTGAAAAGGAAACAGTTGACTTTATTCCTAACTTTGATGACACATCTAGTGAGCCAACTGTTTTACCAGCACGTTTTCCAAACCTTTTAGTGAATGGTTCTACCGGTATCTCCGCTGGTTATGCAACAGATATTCCGCCGCATAATTTAACAGAGATCATCGAAGCTGTTATTAAACGATTAGATAACCCACTTTCCACAACGGATGATATTATGAAAATTGTCAAAGGTCCAGATTTCCCAACAGGTGGGATTATTCAAGGGATTGATGGTATTCGAAAAGCTTATCAAACTGGAAAAGGACGCGTTGTCGTTCGTTCTAAAACAGAAATTGAAGATATTCGTGGCGGTAGAAAACAAATTACAATTCATGAAATTCCATATGAAGTAAATAAAGCTAATTTAGTTAAACGCATGGATGAACTTCGAATTGAGAAAAAAATTGAAGGTATTTCAGAAGTACGTGATGAAACCGACCGCACAGGACTTCGTATTGCTGTTGAACTAAAAAAAGATGCCAATGCTGAAGGTGTTTTGAACTACCTGTTTAAAAATACAGATTTACAAGTAAGCTATAATTTTAACATGGTTGCTATTAATAAAAAACGTCCGGAGCTAATGGGCATTATCCCAATGCTTGACGCTTATATTGAACACCAAAAAGAAATTATTACGAAGCGCTCTGAATACGATATTCGTAAAGCGCGCGCTCGCCAACATATTTTAGAAGGTTTAATTAAAGCTTTGTCTATTTTAGATGAAGTCATTAAATTAATTCGTGGTTCAAAAGACAAACGCGATGCAAAACTAAATCTTCAAACAAAATATGATTTCAGCGAAAAACAAGCAGAAGCAATTGTATCTTTACAACTTTATCGTTTAACAAATACAGATATACATGAACTTCAAAGTGAAGCAAAATCCTTAGCAGAACAAATTAGTGTTCTTGAAAAAATCCTAGGTGATGAAGCAGAGCTTATCGCTGTGTTAAAAGAAGAGCTAGCGGAAATTAAGAAAAAATATAAAACTGCTCGCCGTACAGAAGTGCAAGCAGAAATTACAGAAATCAAAATCGATACAGAAGTACTTGTTGCGAATGAAGATGTGATTGTTTCTGTGACAAAAGAAGGCTATGTGAAACGTACGAGCCAACGTTCTTATGCAGCATCAAACGGTGCGGAACTAGCCATGAAAGAAGCAGACCATGCCATCTTTATCCAAAAAATGAATTCACTTGATTCGCTCCTGTTATTCACGAGCAAAGGGAATTTCATTTATCGACCAGTACATGAGTTGCCAGATATTCGCTGGAAAAACCTCGGAGATCACGTAAGTCACTTGGCCAGTGATTTATCGGCAGGTGAAGAAATCCGTTCTGCTATTGCAATTCAAGCCTTTACGGAAGAAAAACGCTTTTTATTCGTTACTAAAAACGGCATGACCAAGCAATCAGCTATTACGAATTACAAACCACAACGCTATTCTAAATCCATGATGGCAATTAAATTAAAAGGTGACGATGAGCTGTTAAATGTTCATTTGATTGATGGCACAGAAGATATTTTCTTAGCAACAAAAAATGGTTACGGCCTTCGTTATTCTATTACTGAAATTCCAGAATCAGGTGCAAGAACAGCGGGTGTAAAAGCGATTAACTTAAAACAAGATGATATAGTTATTGGCGGTATAGTCCTTATGCCGAACGAACAAAAACATATTCTTCTTGCCACACAACGTGGCTCACTCAAACAAATGAAAGCAAGCGAATTTGAACCAATCTCAAGAGCGAAACGTGGCTTATTGATGTTACGCGAACTGAAAAGCAATCCACATCGCTTCATTGGTATAACTCTTGCTGATAATAACGACCACCTATTTATCGAAACAAACACAGACCAAATTGTTGAAATAGACGTTGCCAATCTACGAATAACGGATCGCTATTCTAACGGATCCTTCGTACTCGATGAAACAATGGAAGGCGAACCAACTTCTATTTGGCTAGCAATACCCGAAATAAAAGATACCTCAGATGCAAAAGATGAATAA
- a CDS encoding S-ribosylhomocysteine lyase, translating to MAEKMNVESFNLDHTKVKAPFVRLAGTKVGVHGDEIYKYDVRFKQPNKEHMEMPALHSLEHLMAELARNHTDKLVDISPMGCQTGFYVSFINHSDYDDALEIIATTLTDVLAATEVPACNEVQCGWAASHSLEGAKALAAEFLDKRDEWKNVFGE from the coding sequence ATGGCAGAAAAAATGAATGTAGAAAGTTTTAATTTGGACCATACGAAAGTAAAAGCACCTTTTGTGAGACTGGCGGGAACGAAAGTGGGCGTCCATGGAGATGAAATATACAAATATGATGTTCGCTTCAAACAACCTAATAAAGAACATATGGAAATGCCAGCGCTACACTCTTTAGAACATTTGATGGCAGAACTTGCAAGAAATCATACTGACAAATTAGTAGACATTAGTCCAATGGGATGCCAAACTGGCTTTTATGTTTCCTTCATTAATCATAGCGACTATGATGATGCACTAGAAATCATCGCCACAACACTAACGGATGTTTTAGCTGCGACAGAAGTTCCTGCATGCAATGAAGTCCAATGCGGTTGGGCAGCAAGCCATAGTTTAGAAGGTGCAAAAGCGCTTGCGGCGGAATTTTTAGACAAACGAGACGAATGGAAAAATGTATTTGGTGAATAA
- the inlK gene encoding class 1 internalin InlK has product MSVKSNIVKIGVCFAVLAVPVSQTTFPVFAAEQTGLKASQDNVNIPDSTFKAYLNGLLGQSSTANITEAQMNSLTYITLANINVTDLTGIEYAHNIKDLTINNIHATNYNPISGLSNLERLRIMGKDVTSDKIPNLSGLTSLTLLDISHSAHDDSILTKINTLPKVNSIDLSYNGAITDIMPLKTLPELKSLNIQFDGVHDYRGIEDFPKLNQLYAFSQTIGGKKLINSDIKGSALTYNAEKQTLYVPFSLMTERTVNYDGYVPDFVKSTAGSDTYFAMNEKQVNGNRLTITSDGLTVSDVSKADFDNLEKMEYNAKIDLSSQTYNIPDQFKNGGAYNISVPIYDHYFTVDHSVNISADSGKTYIENQPVTEAEFLADIHAKTDDGSTVTSDFADKVDFKTPGTYTVTLQSENNSGLKAAPVQVNVTIKEKTAITADEKITYKVDTSKTEAEFLADIKAKTNDGTAITSDFATVVDLSKPGKYVVTLNAENDLQKALPVQVTVIVEKETPIPDPTPNPTPDPTPNPTPTPDPTPDPSPTPNPVIKPNVNKPEVPSHKIPSLTVNEKKAKAETSKEALPKTGDSLPVAGATVGFLLISLSWFVSRKK; this is encoded by the coding sequence ATGTCAGTAAAATCAAATATCGTAAAAATTGGGGTATGCTTTGCAGTACTCGCTGTCCCCGTATCGCAAACAACATTCCCGGTATTTGCTGCAGAGCAAACTGGATTAAAAGCAAGTCAGGATAATGTGAACATTCCAGATTCAACATTTAAAGCGTACTTAAATGGATTATTAGGACAATCGAGTACAGCGAATATTACTGAAGCACAAATGAATTCATTAACATATATTACTTTAGCGAATATAAATGTTACTGATTTGACAGGTATTGAATATGCCCATAATATAAAAGATTTAACCATAAATAATATTCATGCAACAAACTATAATCCAATAAGCGGGTTGAGTAATCTTGAACGATTAAGAATTATGGGAAAAGATGTTACATCCGATAAAATTCCAAATTTAAGTGGGCTGACGAGTTTAACTCTACTGGATATTTCGCACAGTGCACATGATGATTCTATTTTAACTAAAATAAACACACTTCCTAAAGTAAATAGTATTGACCTTAGTTATAATGGTGCAATAACGGATATCATGCCACTTAAAACATTGCCAGAACTTAAGAGCTTAAATATTCAATTTGACGGAGTACATGATTATCGAGGTATAGAAGATTTCCCTAAATTGAATCAACTGTATGCATTTTCCCAAACTATAGGGGGTAAAAAACTAATTAACTCCGATATTAAAGGTAGTGCATTAACTTATAATGCAGAAAAGCAAACATTATACGTCCCATTCAGCTTGATGACGGAACGAACAGTTAATTATGATGGCTATGTACCAGATTTCGTAAAATCAACTGCAGGCAGCGACACTTACTTTGCAATGAATGAGAAACAAGTAAATGGCAATCGCCTAACAATTACGAGTGATGGCTTAACAGTAAGTGATGTAAGTAAAGCAGATTTTGATAATCTTGAAAAAATGGAGTACAACGCGAAAATCGATTTGAGTTCTCAAACTTATAATATTCCTGATCAGTTTAAAAATGGTGGGGCGTACAATATATCTGTACCTATCTATGATCATTACTTCACTGTCGACCATTCTGTAAACATCTCAGCTGACAGTGGAAAAACATATATAGAAAATCAACCAGTGACAGAAGCAGAATTTTTAGCAGATATTCATGCAAAAACAGATGACGGATCAACTGTTACAAGTGATTTCGCTGATAAAGTAGATTTCAAGACTCCTGGAACGTACACAGTTACTTTACAATCTGAGAATAATTCTGGATTAAAGGCAGCCCCAGTTCAAGTAAACGTAACAATTAAAGAGAAGACAGCGATTACGGCAGATGAAAAAATCACTTATAAGGTGGATACATCTAAAACAGAAGCAGAATTTTTAGCAGACATCAAAGCGAAAACAAATGATGGAACAGCGATTACAAGTGATTTTGCGACTGTTGTTGATCTTTCCAAACCAGGAAAATATGTCGTTACACTAAACGCAGAAAATGATTTACAAAAAGCTTTGCCAGTGCAAGTGACGGTTATTGTTGAAAAAGAAACACCAATACCAGACCCAACGCCAAATCCAACACCAGATCCGACGCCAAATCCAACACCAACACCAGATCCAACACCGGACCCAAGCCCAACACCTAATCCGGTTATCAAACCAAACGTCAATAAACCAGAAGTGCCAAGTCACAAAATTCCATCTTTAACTGTAAATGAGAAAAAAGCTAAAGCAGAAACAAGCAAAGAGGCTTTACCTAAAACAGGGGATTCCTTGCCTGTAGCAGGTGCAACAGTAGGATTTTTACTAATTAGCTTAAGCTGGTTTGTTTCTAGGAAAAAATAA
- the oatA gene encoding peptidoglycan O-acetyltransferase OatA has protein sequence MKRTTRYSRKYVPSIDGLRALAVIAVIAYHLNFSWAKGGFIGVDIFFVLSGYLITNILLTQWEKNQSLQLKQFWIRRFRRLIPAVYVMIVVVVIYAVFFHPEILKNLRGDAIASFFYVSNWWFIFHNVSYFDSFGLPSPLKNLWSLAIEEQFYLIWPAFLLVFLKWVKNPKLLLKIVIGLGLLSAVWMTILYVPGTDPSRVYYGTDTRAFDLLAGCALAFVWPFNRLSPVVPRKSKSVLNIAGTISILCFILFTAFVSEYQPFLYRGGLLFVAILGVIMIATISHPASYLSKIFSFKPLRWIGTRSYGIYLWHYPIITLTTPVLEITQPNIWRAILQVAATFIIAELSFRFIETPIRKNGFINYFKGFKDKNYFIWKNKPVGKWLSIAGVVAVLAIFTLGMSNVLSVNTNAEKQQTSVKTTTSTPDEKKDDKKDKEDKATKEKEDSKETDANKANGQNQTQVPDNKNKTAATPKTMITQTVAIGDSVMLDIEPYLKEAVPNITIDGLVGRQLRDAITTATGYKKFNSENSSVILELGTNGPFTEEQLNDLLDQFDKATIYLVNTRVPRGWQSDVNKSIANASSRPNVTVVDWYSRSSGQSQYFAPDGVHLTKSGAQAYVAMLTSVMNK, from the coding sequence TTGAAAAGGACTACTCGCTACAGTAGAAAATATGTTCCGAGTATTGATGGACTTCGAGCACTCGCAGTTATTGCTGTAATCGCCTACCACTTGAATTTTAGCTGGGCTAAAGGTGGATTCATCGGCGTAGACATATTTTTCGTCTTATCTGGTTACTTAATTACAAATATTTTATTAACACAATGGGAAAAAAATCAATCACTTCAATTAAAGCAATTTTGGATTAGACGTTTTCGGCGACTCATTCCTGCTGTTTATGTAATGATTGTAGTCGTTGTCATCTATGCCGTCTTCTTCCATCCAGAAATTTTAAAAAACTTACGCGGCGATGCAATTGCTTCTTTCTTTTATGTAAGTAACTGGTGGTTTATTTTCCACAATGTTTCTTATTTTGATTCATTTGGACTTCCATCACCACTTAAAAACTTATGGTCACTAGCCATTGAAGAACAATTTTATTTAATATGGCCCGCTTTTTTACTGGTATTTCTCAAATGGGTAAAAAATCCAAAACTATTATTAAAAATCGTCATTGGCCTTGGCCTTCTCTCCGCAGTTTGGATGACGATTTTGTACGTTCCTGGGACAGATCCAAGTCGTGTTTATTACGGTACGGATACGAGAGCATTTGATTTGCTAGCAGGTTGTGCACTTGCATTTGTCTGGCCTTTCAATCGCCTTAGTCCTGTAGTTCCAAGGAAAAGTAAGTCAGTTCTCAATATTGCAGGAACAATCAGTATTTTATGTTTTATTCTATTCACAGCTTTTGTAAGTGAATATCAACCTTTCTTATATCGCGGTGGCTTGTTATTCGTTGCAATTCTCGGCGTTATCATGATTGCAACTATCTCACATCCCGCCTCTTATCTAAGCAAGATTTTCAGTTTTAAACCACTTAGATGGATTGGAACAAGGTCTTACGGTATTTACTTATGGCATTATCCAATTATAACGTTGACAACACCTGTACTAGAAATTACTCAACCTAATATATGGCGAGCTATCCTACAAGTTGCCGCTACTTTTATTATTGCTGAGTTATCGTTCCGCTTTATTGAAACTCCCATTCGAAAAAATGGTTTTATCAATTATTTTAAAGGCTTCAAAGATAAAAACTATTTCATTTGGAAAAATAAACCTGTTGGTAAATGGTTGAGTATCGCTGGTGTTGTTGCTGTTTTAGCAATATTTACACTTGGTATGTCAAACGTTCTTTCCGTCAATACCAATGCAGAAAAACAACAAACGTCTGTTAAAACAACCACCTCTACACCAGACGAGAAGAAAGATGATAAAAAAGACAAAGAAGATAAAGCTACTAAAGAAAAAGAAGACTCCAAAGAAACGGACGCAAATAAAGCTAACGGACAAAACCAAACACAAGTGCCAGACAACAAAAATAAAACAGCCGCCACGCCAAAAACAATGATTACACAAACAGTGGCGATTGGTGATTCAGTCATGCTTGATATTGAACCATACTTGAAAGAAGCCGTTCCTAATATCACAATTGATGGTCTAGTTGGACGTCAATTAAGAGATGCTATTACAACCGCTACTGGCTATAAGAAATTCAACAGCGAAAATAGCTCCGTTATTCTTGAACTTGGTACAAATGGTCCCTTCACAGAAGAGCAATTAAATGATTTATTAGATCAATTTGACAAAGCAACGATTTATTTAGTTAATACGCGGGTTCCTCGTGGTTGGCAGTCTGATGTAAATAAAAGTATTGCCAATGCTTCATCACGACCTAATGTAACTGTTGTTGATTGGTATTCAAGATCTAGTGGTCAATCTCAGTACTTTGCTCCAGATGGTGTTCATTTAACTAAATCTGGTGCTCAAGCTTATGTCGCCATGTTAACTAGCGTCATGAATAAATAA
- a CDS encoding glycerophosphodiester phosphodiesterase: MTEIFAHRGSSGTHPENTLPAMKAAILSGADGIELDIHVLKSGELIVMHDERVDRTTNGSGFLKDYTLSEVKKLVIGKRLFRKIRVPTLEEIFKLVSGTDMILNIELKTDVFEYEGIEQKVLALADKFPEVKRMYSSFNPDTLIRLRDLDPTARLALITHENLDEVLPLHEKIQLDAVHPPVKAMKNPILKQIAARYWTVNKEETITHFIDANVKGMMTDFPEKAVALRNNK; this comes from the coding sequence TTGACGGAAATTTTTGCCCATCGAGGCAGTAGTGGGACGCATCCAGAAAATACACTACCAGCTATGAAAGCAGCGATTTTATCCGGTGCGGATGGTATCGAGTTAGACATTCATGTTTTGAAAAGTGGCGAATTAATCGTCATGCACGATGAACGCGTCGATAGGACTACAAATGGGTCTGGCTTTTTAAAAGATTACACACTTTCAGAAGTGAAAAAATTAGTGATTGGTAAACGGCTTTTCCGTAAAATCCGTGTGCCAACTTTGGAAGAAATTTTTAAGTTGGTGAGTGGCACAGATATGATACTAAACATTGAGTTGAAAACGGATGTCTTTGAATATGAAGGAATCGAACAAAAAGTTTTAGCATTAGCGGATAAATTTCCCGAAGTCAAACGAATGTATTCTTCCTTTAACCCAGATACTCTCATTCGGCTGAGAGATTTAGATCCTACTGCCAGACTAGCTTTAATTACACATGAAAACTTAGATGAAGTATTGCCATTACATGAAAAAATTCAGCTTGATGCAGTGCATCCACCAGTAAAAGCAATGAAAAACCCGATTTTAAAGCAAATCGCAGCACGCTATTGGACGGTGAATAAGGAGGAAACTATCACGCATTTTATAGATGCCAATGTTAAAGGAATGATGACTGATTTTCCTGAAAAGGCAGTGGCACTAAGAAATAATAAATAA